Proteins from one Halovivax limisalsi genomic window:
- a CDS encoding DUF5779 family protein, which translates to MSDFDLDLRAMEEHIEASEDAVDGSIVLDVLDGSTPGEERVETVADGNVLVLNVEGDVNELAADFAREISELGGNLVHFRGFLIVTPPDVEVDNSRLGE; encoded by the coding sequence ATGAGCGACTTCGACTTGGATCTCCGGGCGATGGAAGAACACATCGAGGCGTCGGAGGATGCCGTCGACGGGAGCATCGTCCTCGACGTCCTCGACGGGTCGACGCCGGGCGAGGAGCGCGTCGAGACCGTCGCCGACGGGAACGTCCTCGTCCTGAACGTCGAGGGCGACGTCAACGAACTGGCCGCGGACTTCGCTCGCGAAATTTCGGAGCTCGGCGGCAACCTGGTTCACTTCCGCGGGTTTCTGATCGTCACGCCGCCGGACGTCGAAGTGGACAACAGCCGATTGGGGGAGTGA
- a CDS encoding winged helix-turn-helix transcriptional regulator yields MTGKDRVDEDKRATLRRFATVGAGAPLVGAAGSAAGETGESEARDAIAGYLATTPGAHFSKIRDDLQLGTGETQHHLRTLEEAGRVERFADGDYSRFVPAGRFDAFERCALGYLRRETPRGMIIHLLREPDAAASELADALEVSAPTVSKYAAELESQGLLDRSDGYSLVRPESLLVLLTRHADSFGPDAVSLASDADALVSYTG; encoded by the coding sequence ATGACCGGGAAGGACCGCGTCGACGAGGACAAGCGGGCGACGCTGCGGCGCTTTGCGACCGTCGGCGCCGGCGCGCCCCTCGTCGGTGCGGCCGGATCGGCCGCCGGTGAGACGGGCGAGAGCGAGGCCCGCGACGCCATCGCGGGCTACCTCGCGACTACGCCCGGCGCGCACTTCTCGAAGATCCGCGACGACCTCCAGCTCGGGACGGGCGAGACCCAACACCACCTTCGAACGCTCGAGGAGGCCGGCCGCGTCGAGCGCTTCGCGGACGGCGATTACAGTCGCTTCGTCCCGGCCGGTCGATTCGACGCGTTCGAGCGCTGCGCGCTGGGCTACCTGCGACGCGAGACCCCGCGCGGGATGATCATTCACCTCCTCCGGGAGCCGGACGCCGCCGCGAGCGAACTCGCGGATGCCCTCGAGGTCTCCGCGCCGACGGTGAGCAAGTACGCGGCCGAGCTCGAATCGCAGGGGCTCCTCGACCGATCCGACGGCTACAGCCTGGTCCGCCCGGAATCGCTGCTCGTCCTCCTCACCAGGCACGCCGACTCGTTCGGCCCGGACGCCGTCTCCCTGGCCAGCGACGCGGACGCGCTCGTCTCCTACACGGGGTAG